Proteins from a single region of Gaiellales bacterium:
- a CDS encoding ABC transporter ATP-binding protein translates to MSGRRRTGLSRLGVYLRGRWGFVAWMVLVATGSAAAQSGGWLLVRAAIDDGIGKGDEHTLTVVVVAYLAVNLVGWLCQLTLIRGLARIGQGIVLGLRRDLFDHLTSLSLRYFSEQRAGWIIARVTSDVDAISDALSQGLPTLVSNVVLLPTTIVVLFVVDWRLGLVAMVILPPTLVLTRWFQRKSAVAQLDVRNRIAAVTAQVAESVSGMAIIQAFNRERQFQAQFDELNAENRSSNVYAQQLFSVFFPSIELLGAISTCAVLVVGARLFDTGHLTIGTLITAIYLLQLVFQPLQDLSDVYGQLQAAAAAMVKVSSVLDTEPEIGDRPGARPIGPIEGSIDLDRVSFAYGQTDVLHEIEIHVPPGGCIALVGQTGGGKSTLAKLIARFYDPRSGVVRVDGTDLREIELRGYRRQLGVVLQDPFLFSGTIADNIRFARPDASDDDVRDTAAAIGLDRLLRRLHGGLGHEVREGGAGLSAGERQLISIARALLADPRILILDEATSNIDRPTEVVIERALDRLLHGRSSVIIAHRLATVRRADTVLVVERGRIVQRGTPAELAGIDGPFQRLAGALESPAELPPDGRSRRSAVSARGRR, encoded by the coding sequence GTGTCGGGTAGGCGGCGCACAGGGCTCAGCCGCCTGGGCGTGTACCTGCGCGGGCGCTGGGGGTTCGTCGCCTGGATGGTGCTGGTCGCGACGGGCAGCGCCGCCGCGCAATCGGGCGGCTGGCTGCTCGTGCGGGCGGCCATCGACGACGGCATCGGCAAGGGCGACGAGCACACGCTCACCGTGGTCGTCGTCGCCTACCTGGCCGTCAACCTGGTCGGGTGGCTGTGCCAGCTCACGCTCATCCGCGGCCTCGCCCGGATCGGCCAGGGCATCGTGCTCGGCCTGCGCCGCGACCTGTTCGACCACCTGACGTCGCTCTCGCTGCGCTACTTCTCGGAGCAGCGGGCGGGCTGGATCATCGCGCGGGTGACGAGCGACGTGGACGCGATCTCGGACGCGCTCTCGCAGGGGCTGCCGACGCTGGTCTCGAACGTCGTCCTGCTGCCGACGACGATCGTCGTGCTCTTCGTCGTCGACTGGCGCCTGGGCCTGGTGGCGATGGTGATCCTGCCGCCGACGCTCGTCCTGACGCGCTGGTTCCAGCGCAAGTCGGCCGTCGCCCAGCTCGACGTGCGCAACCGCATCGCGGCGGTCACGGCCCAGGTGGCGGAGTCGGTGTCGGGAATGGCGATCATCCAGGCCTTCAACCGTGAGCGCCAGTTCCAGGCCCAGTTCGACGAGCTGAACGCCGAGAACCGCTCCTCCAACGTCTACGCGCAGCAGCTCTTCTCGGTGTTCTTCCCCTCGATCGAGCTGCTCGGGGCGATCTCGACCTGCGCCGTGCTCGTCGTCGGCGCGCGCCTGTTCGACACGGGCCACCTCACGATCGGCACGCTGATCACGGCCATCTACCTGCTCCAGCTCGTCTTCCAGCCGCTGCAGGACCTCTCCGACGTCTACGGCCAGCTGCAGGCGGCGGCCGCGGCGATGGTGAAGGTGAGCTCCGTGCTCGACACCGAGCCCGAGATCGGCGACCGGCCCGGCGCCCGCCCGATCGGGCCGATCGAGGGCAGCATCGACCTCGACCGGGTCAGCTTCGCCTACGGGCAGACCGACGTCCTGCACGAGATCGAGATCCACGTCCCGCCGGGCGGCTGCATCGCCCTCGTCGGCCAGACCGGCGGCGGCAAGTCGACGCTCGCCAAGCTGATCGCCCGCTTCTACGACCCCCGCTCCGGCGTCGTGCGGGTCGACGGCACCGACCTGCGCGAGATCGAGCTGCGCGGCTACCGCCGCCAGCTCGGCGTCGTCCTACAGGACCCGTTCCTGTTCTCGGGCACGATCGCCGACAACATCCGCTTCGCCCGGCCCGACGCGAGCGACGACGACGTGCGCGACACGGCCGCCGCGATCGGCCTCGACCGGCTGCTGCGGCGGCTGCACGGCGGCCTCGGGCACGAGGTGCGCGAGGGCGGCGCCGGGCTCTCCGCGGGCGAGCGGCAGCTGATCTCGATCGCCCGCGCGCTGCTTGCCGACCCCCGCATCCTGATCCTCGACGAGGCGACCTCGAACATCGACCGGCCGACCGAGGTCGTGATCGAGCGCGCGCTCGACCGGCTCCTGCACGGGCGCAGCTCCGTCATCATCGCCCACCGCCTGGCCACCGTCCGCCGCGCCGACACCGTGCTCGTCGTCGAGCGCGGCCGCATCGTCCAGCGCGGCACGCCCGCCGAGCTGGCCGGAATCGACGGCCCTTTCCAGCGCCTGGCCGGCGCGCTCGAGTCGCCGGCCGAGCTCCCGCCCGACGGCCGCAGCCGCCGCTCGGCGGTATCTGCACGCGGCCGCCGATAG
- a CDS encoding ATP-binding protein produces the protein MEGTELQLVAELVVPADVGMLSLCRTTLVGVVSGLPITDRRLDDLKLVLSEVCGAAMERTHAAEGTVDIGFRRSAGEIEVTVADRGPDPGEGHMLAVQLLEKLCSRIDVERPGDGPGRVVRFAQRLPA, from the coding sequence ATGGAGGGCACGGAGCTGCAGCTGGTTGCAGAGCTCGTCGTGCCTGCCGACGTCGGCATGTTGTCACTTTGCCGGACGACGCTGGTGGGCGTCGTGTCCGGCCTTCCCATCACCGATCGGCGGCTGGACGACCTGAAGCTCGTGCTCTCGGAGGTGTGCGGGGCGGCCATGGAGCGCACGCACGCAGCGGAGGGCACCGTCGACATCGGGTTCCGCCGCTCGGCCGGCGAGATCGAGGTGACGGTCGCCGACCGCGGGCCCGATCCCGGCGAGGGACACATGCTGGCGGTGCAGCTGCTCGAGAAGCTGTGCTCGCGGATCGACGTCGAACGCCCCGGCGACGGCCCCGGCCGGGTCGTCCGGTTCGCGCAGCGGTTGCCGGCCTGA
- a CDS encoding type 1 glutamine amidotransferase domain-containing protein, whose translation MAQLQGKTIAFLATDGVEQSELAEPFAAVEKAGAKAELVSLEHGRIQGMEHHDKGKTFEVDRTLEETDASEYDALVLPGGVANPDALRTERPAVEFVRAFFEQGKPVGAICHAPWMLAEAGVVDGVRLTSWPSLETDMRNAGADWVDEEVVTDGGLVTSRKPDDLPAFCRKIVEEFAEGSHAAQRERAAASR comes from the coding sequence ATGGCTCAGCTACAGGGCAAGACGATCGCGTTCCTGGCCACCGACGGGGTCGAGCAGAGCGAGCTCGCCGAGCCGTTCGCGGCGGTCGAGAAGGCCGGTGCGAAGGCCGAGCTCGTGTCGCTCGAGCACGGCCGGATCCAGGGCATGGAGCACCACGACAAGGGCAAGACGTTCGAGGTCGACCGGACCCTCGAAGAGACAGACGCGTCGGAGTACGACGCGCTCGTGCTCCCCGGCGGCGTTGCGAACCCGGACGCGCTGCGCACGGAGCGGCCGGCGGTCGAGTTCGTGCGCGCGTTCTTCGAGCAGGGCAAGCCCGTCGGGGCGATCTGCCACGCGCCGTGGATGCTGGCCGAGGCCGGCGTCGTCGACGGCGTCCGGCTGACGTCGTGGCCCAGCCTCGAGACCGACATGCGCAACGCGGGCGCCGACTGGGTCGACGAGGAGGTCGTGACCGACGGCGGTCTCGTCACCAGCCGCAAGCCCGACGACCTGCCGGCGTTCTGCCGAAAGATCGTCGAGGAGTTCGCCGAAGGCTCGCACGCCGCCCAGCGCGAGCGGGCTGCGGCGTCTCGCTGA
- a CDS encoding MBL fold metallo-hydrolase: protein METARLAWFGHSTVLVELEGARVLTDPVLRRRVGHLRRAEAVRAEAIAPVDLILISHIHWDHLDLPSLDGLGHDTRVVVPRGAGALLERRGFTRVVEVGEGDHADVEGLSVVATHADHSAARGPLGVKAASLGYLLGDRRRVYFAGDTDLFAGMSGLADRLHVALLPIAGWGPRLPPGHLDPERAATALRMLRPRIAVPIHWGTYRPMYGRGPSESPEDEFARRAAQMAPDVEVRILPIGADTHF from the coding sequence GTGGAGACGGCGCGCCTGGCCTGGTTCGGGCACAGCACCGTGCTCGTCGAGCTCGAGGGTGCGCGCGTCCTCACCGACCCGGTGCTGCGGCGCCGCGTCGGCCACCTGCGCCGGGCCGAGGCGGTGCGGGCGGAGGCGATCGCGCCCGTCGACCTGATCCTGATCTCGCACATCCACTGGGACCACCTCGACCTGCCGTCGCTCGACGGCCTCGGCCACGACACCCGGGTGGTCGTGCCGCGCGGCGCCGGGGCGCTGCTCGAGCGGCGCGGTTTCACGCGTGTCGTCGAGGTCGGGGAGGGCGATCACGCCGATGTGGAGGGGCTCTCCGTCGTCGCCACCCACGCGGATCACTCCGCCGCCCGCGGGCCGCTCGGCGTGAAGGCGGCGTCGCTCGGCTACCTGCTCGGCGACCGTCGCAGGGTGTACTTCGCCGGCGACACCGACCTGTTCGCGGGCATGTCCGGCCTGGCCGACCGCCTGCACGTTGCGCTGCTGCCGATCGCCGGCTGGGGGCCGCGGCTGCCGCCGGGCCACCTCGACCCGGAGCGGGCCGCGACCGCTCTGCGCATGCTGCGGCCGCGCATCGCCGTCCCGATCCACTGGGGCACGTACCGGCCGATGTACGGCCGCGGGCCGTCCGAGTCTCCCGAGGACGAGTTCGCCCGCCGGGCGGCGCAGATGGCGCCGGACGTCGAGGTGCGCATCCTGCCAATTGGCGCAGACACGCACTTCTGA
- a CDS encoding GNAT family N-acetyltransferase — protein MRLLRPCGADEHEAILAIVNAAAEAYRGVIPSDRWHEPYMGRDELEAEMAAGVAFWGYESDGALTGVMGIQPVGDVELIRHAYVLPAHQGEGIGTSLLRHLRGLSGRPMLVGTWADARWAIRFYERNGFALVSEAKKSELLRRYWTIPERQIETSVVLAENGWASPASLSPALLHLHRDQGGSDPGFRGDV, from the coding sequence ATGAGGCTCCTCCGGCCATGCGGCGCCGACGAGCATGAAGCCATCCTGGCCATCGTGAACGCAGCCGCCGAGGCCTATCGCGGCGTCATCCCCTCCGACCGCTGGCACGAGCCGTACATGGGCCGGGACGAGCTCGAAGCCGAGATGGCCGCCGGCGTGGCGTTCTGGGGCTACGAGAGCGACGGCGCGCTCACCGGCGTCATGGGCATCCAACCCGTGGGCGACGTCGAGCTGATCCGGCACGCCTACGTGCTGCCGGCGCATCAGGGCGAGGGGATCGGCACGTCGCTCCTGCGCCACCTGCGCGGGCTGTCGGGCCGGCCGATGCTGGTCGGGACGTGGGCGGATGCCCGGTGGGCGATCCGCTTCTACGAGCGCAACGGCTTCGCGCTCGTGAGCGAGGCGAAGAAGAGCGAGCTCCTGCGCCGGTACTGGACGATCCCGGAGCGCCAGATCGAGACGTCGGTCGTGCTGGCCGAGAACGGTTGGGCCTCCCCGGCCAGCCTGTCCCCAGCACTGCTCCATCTCCACCGCGACCAGGGTGGTTCTGACCCCGGTTTTCGCGGGGACGTCTAG
- a CDS encoding STAS domain-containing protein, producing MTTGQIGVESDGGIRVLVLRGEHDLSTAPDVRVHMEDAIRREGDLVVDLSGTGFIDSSILGVLVAGYRGLTGSEEPRRFAVVAVPGGSVTRLFDLVSVSDVIPVYATRAEAVAALGGTSSR from the coding sequence GTGACAACCGGGCAGATCGGGGTTGAATCCGACGGCGGTATCCGGGTGCTCGTCCTGCGGGGCGAGCACGACCTGTCGACCGCGCCGGACGTTCGCGTGCACATGGAGGACGCCATCCGGCGGGAGGGCGATCTGGTCGTCGACCTGTCCGGGACGGGCTTCATCGACAGCAGCATCCTCGGCGTCCTGGTCGCCGGCTACCGCGGCCTGACCGGCTCCGAGGAGCCCCGCCGCTTCGCCGTCGTGGCCGTGCCAGGAGGCAGCGTCACGCGGCTGTTCGACCTCGTGTCGGTGTCGGATGTGATCCCGGTGTACGCGACGCGGGCCGAGGCCGTCGCGGCCCTCGGCGGCACGTCCTCGCGCTAG
- a CDS encoding SpoIIE family protein phosphatase gives MALALLDTVLERVPVGVLVLDADLCVVRANAALCVLAGGDEAALVGRRLADVAPWIPEADARRVLESGTTEEIELADAGRPGRFVVDLQPLAGDGAPALACLVRDVGELVAWRRGMGGIERLAADLSSAATQADVTHLVVSRSRELVGAKTVSAALLSADGTALEMAGMAGFDEATEREWRRFDLARRTPLGDVVRTGEPVFLESADERARDYPDLPGPAVGEAIAALPIQGRGAVIGGIAFLFGEGKRLDPAERSALTTIGWHYGQALDRARLFEAAESERQRLQALMQQLPVGVAIAEAPSGHIVAVNDKATQIWRVPPAGPEPITDVTPYVAYHADGRKFETGDWPIARSLATGEVVDSEEIEVELGDGSRGWINISARPVLDAAGHVLGAVTTLVDVTERRRRETEARFIADATDLLAESLDPDESLRRLARLVVPRLADWCVVYVLEAARLRTVSIEHTDPDRVELAHELERRYPADLDGSVGRVITTGESQLTARITREMVEAAAPDADFTRIIYDELGLRSALTVPLRARGRVLGALTLVAAESERAFDERDVSFAEDIATHAALAVANARLYTEQQEIAMTLQRSLLPRRMPRPPGVRVAAVYRAAGAQNMVGGDFYDLWEMTGGPEGEFGFAIGDVCGKGAAAAALTALARHTVRTASIWLPGHRPEGVLRALNDAVIKRAGSGQFCTVGYAYAKPFEDGFELRVASGGHPLPFVLRGDGSVEQPGRPGTLLGILPDITVHEERIVLRPGDGIVLWTDGVSDRRGDGELFGEERLRELLETVGGGSPREVADAIEHAVVGFSATEPQDDIALLVLRIAAR, from the coding sequence ATGGCGTTGGCTCTGCTGGACACCGTGCTGGAGCGCGTGCCCGTGGGCGTGCTGGTGCTCGATGCCGACCTGTGCGTCGTCCGGGCGAACGCCGCCCTGTGCGTGTTGGCCGGCGGCGACGAGGCTGCCCTCGTGGGCCGGCGGCTGGCCGACGTGGCGCCCTGGATCCCGGAGGCCGACGCGCGCCGCGTGCTCGAGAGCGGGACGACCGAGGAGATCGAGCTCGCCGACGCCGGCCGGCCGGGCCGGTTCGTCGTCGACCTGCAGCCGCTCGCCGGCGACGGCGCCCCGGCGCTCGCGTGCCTCGTGCGCGATGTCGGTGAGCTGGTCGCATGGCGACGCGGGATGGGCGGCATCGAGCGGCTCGCGGCCGACCTCTCGAGCGCCGCCACCCAGGCGGACGTCACCCACCTCGTCGTCAGCCGCTCGCGCGAGCTGGTCGGCGCGAAGACCGTCTCGGCCGCGCTCCTCTCCGCAGACGGCACGGCCCTCGAGATGGCCGGAATGGCGGGATTCGACGAGGCCACCGAGCGGGAGTGGCGGCGCTTCGACCTGGCCCGGCGAACGCCGCTCGGCGACGTGGTCCGCACCGGAGAGCCGGTCTTCCTCGAGTCGGCAGACGAGAGGGCTCGGGACTATCCCGACCTGCCCGGCCCGGCGGTGGGAGAGGCGATTGCCGCGCTCCCGATCCAGGGCCGCGGCGCCGTCATCGGCGGGATCGCGTTCCTGTTCGGCGAGGGCAAGCGGCTCGATCCGGCCGAGCGGTCCGCCCTGACGACGATCGGCTGGCACTACGGCCAGGCGCTCGATCGTGCCCGCCTGTTCGAGGCGGCCGAGTCCGAGCGGCAGCGTCTGCAGGCGCTGATGCAGCAGCTGCCCGTCGGCGTCGCCATCGCGGAGGCCCCGTCCGGCCACATCGTGGCGGTGAACGACAAGGCGACGCAGATCTGGCGGGTGCCGCCGGCCGGGCCCGAACCGATCACCGACGTCACCCCCTACGTGGCCTACCACGCCGATGGGCGCAAATTCGAGACGGGCGACTGGCCGATCGCCCGCAGCCTGGCCACCGGCGAGGTGGTGGACAGCGAGGAGATCGAGGTCGAGCTCGGCGACGGCAGCCGGGGCTGGATCAACATCAGCGCTCGCCCCGTGCTCGACGCCGCCGGCCACGTGCTGGGCGCCGTCACGACGCTCGTGGACGTGACCGAGCGGCGCCGGCGCGAGACCGAGGCCAGGTTCATCGCCGACGCCACCGATCTCCTGGCCGAGTCGCTCGACCCGGACGAGTCGCTGCGGCGCCTGGCGCGGCTGGTGGTGCCGCGGCTGGCCGACTGGTGCGTGGTCTACGTGCTCGAGGCAGCGCGGCTGCGGACGGTCTCGATCGAGCACACCGACCCCGACCGGGTCGAGCTGGCCCACGAGCTCGAGCGCCGCTATCCGGCGGACCTCGACGGGAGCGTCGGCCGCGTGATCACGACCGGCGAGTCGCAGCTGACGGCCCGCATCACCCGCGAGATGGTCGAAGCGGCGGCGCCTGACGCCGACTTCACCCGCATCATCTACGACGAGCTCGGCCTGCGCTCGGCGCTCACGGTGCCGCTGCGGGCGCGCGGCCGGGTGCTCGGCGCGCTCACCCTCGTCGCGGCCGAGTCCGAGCGCGCCTTCGACGAGCGCGACGTCTCGTTCGCCGAGGACATCGCCACCCACGCCGCCCTCGCCGTCGCGAACGCGCGGCTCTACACCGAGCAGCAGGAGATCGCCATGACGCTCCAGCGCAGCCTCCTGCCCCGGCGCATGCCGCGGCCGCCCGGCGTCCGGGTGGCGGCCGTCTACCGCGCCGCCGGGGCCCAGAACATGGTCGGCGGCGACTTCTACGACCTCTGGGAGATGACGGGCGGGCCGGAAGGCGAGTTCGGCTTCGCCATCGGCGACGTCTGCGGCAAGGGGGCCGCCGCCGCCGCGTTGACGGCGCTGGCCAGGCACACGGTGCGGACCGCGTCGATCTGGCTCCCCGGCCACCGCCCGGAGGGCGTCCTGCGGGCGCTCAACGACGCGGTCATCAAGCGGGCCGGGAGCGGCCAGTTCTGCACCGTCGGCTATGCCTATGCAAAGCCGTTCGAGGACGGGTTCGAGCTGCGGGTCGCGTCGGGGGGGCACCCGCTGCCGTTCGTGCTCCGCGGCGACGGGTCGGTGGAGCAGCCGGGGAGGCCGGGAACGCTGCTCGGCATCCTCCCGGACATCACCGTCCACGAGGAGCGGATCGTGCTGCGTCCGGGCGACGGGATCGTGCTGTGGACGGACGGGGTCAGCGACCGCCGCGGCGACGGCGAGCTCTTCGGCGAGGAGCGGCTGCGCGAGCTGCTCGAGACCGTCGGGGGCGGATCCCCGCGCGAGGTCGCCGACGCGATCGAGCATGCGGTGGTGGGCTTCTCGGCGACCGAGCCGCAGGACGACATCGCCCTGCTCGTCCTCCGGATCGCGGCCCGCTAG
- a CDS encoding heme peroxidase family protein — MEHHGSESYYVLGEGLLTESGGGRAQALAPEVEAQTAPFRFSRMGPTGAGHQVGEKTRQLLAQAMTKVQANRGSRIPSGFTYLGQFIDHDLTADKTAVTFGEDVSPAAMLQGRSPVLDLDSLYGAGPSDPVSSGFYSDGLHLKTGTTVNPAKAGHDLPRVGKGSAAARRKANIPDLRNDENLAVAQTHAMFIRFHNRVVDTLPKSTPPGQMFSRARRKVTKHYQWMIRTDFLPRICQKAVVDDVFKNGRKVFEVGATPTDMPTMPLEFSVAAYRLGHSMVRSAYNWNVNFPDGGGTLELLFHFTGTSGNLDGLDQLFGIWIADFRRLYNFGEAGRNDLVVQESDFNRAQRIDTMLVNPLHDLPPGSIGGTPPPPGIDRNLAYRNLTRAKMVSLASGQQMAALMNSKGVAVTPLTRAQIRDGKGSATLEGLSKQQLKRVTTNTPLWFYILREAELNQGRLTGVGARIVAETFHRAMEGSTFSIVRDPAWRPQLGPDTNTFRMVDLLLFAANGKAAVLNPLGG, encoded by the coding sequence GTGGAACACCACGGATCCGAGAGCTACTACGTGCTGGGCGAGGGGCTCCTGACGGAGAGCGGCGGCGGGCGCGCCCAGGCGCTCGCGCCGGAGGTCGAGGCCCAGACGGCGCCGTTCCGCTTCTCCCGGATGGGCCCGACGGGCGCCGGGCACCAGGTCGGCGAGAAGACCCGCCAGCTGCTGGCGCAGGCGATGACGAAGGTGCAGGCCAACCGCGGCTCGCGCATCCCCTCCGGCTTCACCTATCTCGGCCAGTTCATCGACCACGACCTGACCGCCGACAAGACCGCCGTCACGTTCGGCGAGGACGTCTCGCCCGCGGCGATGCTGCAGGGCCGCTCGCCCGTCCTCGACCTCGACTCGCTCTACGGCGCGGGCCCGTCCGACCCCGTCTCGTCCGGGTTCTACAGCGATGGACTGCACCTGAAGACGGGCACGACGGTCAACCCGGCCAAGGCCGGCCACGACCTGCCCCGCGTCGGCAAAGGATCGGCCGCCGCCCGCCGCAAGGCGAACATCCCCGACCTGCGAAACGACGAGAACCTGGCCGTCGCCCAGACCCACGCGATGTTCATCCGCTTCCACAACCGCGTCGTCGACACGCTGCCGAAGTCGACGCCGCCGGGACAGATGTTCAGCCGCGCCCGGCGCAAGGTCACGAAGCACTACCAGTGGATGATCCGCACCGACTTCCTGCCCCGCATCTGCCAGAAGGCGGTGGTCGACGACGTCTTCAAGAACGGCCGCAAGGTGTTCGAGGTGGGGGCGACGCCGACCGACATGCCGACGATGCCGCTCGAGTTCTCGGTCGCCGCCTACCGGCTCGGGCACAGCATGGTGCGGTCCGCCTACAACTGGAACGTGAACTTCCCGGACGGCGGGGGCACGCTCGAGCTGCTGTTCCACTTCACGGGCACGAGCGGCAATCTCGACGGGCTCGACCAGCTGTTCGGCATCTGGATCGCCGACTTCCGCCGGCTCTACAACTTCGGCGAGGCCGGCCGCAATGACCTGGTCGTGCAGGAGTCGGACTTCAACCGGGCGCAGCGCATCGACACGATGCTGGTGAACCCGCTGCACGACCTGCCGCCCGGCTCCATCGGGGGCACGCCTCCGCCGCCGGGCATCGACCGCAACCTGGCCTACCGCAACCTGACGCGGGCGAAGATGGTGTCGCTGGCGTCGGGCCAGCAGATGGCGGCGCTGATGAACAGCAAGGGCGTCGCCGTGACGCCGCTGACGAGGGCGCAGATCCGCGACGGCAAGGGCTCGGCGACGCTCGAAGGGCTGTCGAAGCAGCAGCTCAAGCGGGTGACGACCAACACACCGCTCTGGTTCTACATCCTGCGCGAGGCGGAGCTGAACCAGGGCCGGCTCACCGGCGTCGGCGCGCGCATCGTGGCCGAGACGTTCCACCGGGCCATGGAGGGCAGCACCTTCTCGATCGTGCGCGACCCGGCCTGGCGGCCGCAGCTCGGGCCGGACACGAACACGTTCCGGATGGTCGACCTGCTGCTGTTCGCGGCCAACGGGAAGGCGGCCGTCCTGAACCCCTTGGGAGGCTGA
- a CDS encoding ABC transporter ATP-binding protein — translation MNPFDPEDYPLRPTVRRLSRLWWDERRLVLVGLACALAYTGLTLTVSVLIQRAIDGSIVPGSTGALWPYIAAIMALGLARFWVNYTRRFATSRVGIRLEARLREMLYEGYVRFPRAFYDLHPTGQVVSRATNDLFPIRYFIGWGVVQGFQSAMMITGGVIVLALVNPRLTLYSAVATPLIGFVAWRFAHLVMPISRRVQAAKGDVTEAADEAVVGIEMVQAFGREDDVRERFGGKATSVRNIVVQQAGVEAKHLPALFFLPTLSIAAVVFFGGRDVIAGRLTIGQFVLFNTILLQLTWPLEALGWILNLAQRAIASAGRTFAWLEEVQRLPEPERPRDLPDGPLGVTFAGVRFAYPGEEEVLEGIDLHLEPGEIVAVCGGTGAGKSTLLNLLPRFYDPTEGSVRLGGVDLREVALETVRDAVAVITQRPILFSITLRENLTAGRPDAPWEEVEAMCVAAGVADFAPDLPDGYDTLIGERGVNLSGGQRQRVALARALVAGARVIVLDDPLSAVDTHTEHDLVMRLRPAVEGRTVLVAAQRLSTLALADRAVVLEDGRLVEDGRPADLLLGKAAFAGLFGDEVGVG, via the coding sequence ATGAACCCGTTCGATCCCGAGGATTACCCCCTGCGCCCGACCGTGCGCCGGCTCAGCCGGCTCTGGTGGGACGAGCGCCGCCTGGTCCTGGTGGGCCTGGCCTGCGCCCTGGCCTACACCGGCCTCACGCTCACCGTGTCGGTGCTGATCCAGCGGGCCATCGACGGCTCGATCGTGCCGGGCAGCACCGGCGCGCTGTGGCCCTACATCGCCGCGATCATGGCCCTCGGCCTGGCCCGCTTCTGGGTGAACTACACCCGCCGCTTCGCCACGTCGCGCGTCGGCATCCGCCTCGAGGCGCGGCTGCGCGAGATGCTCTACGAGGGCTACGTGCGCTTCCCGCGCGCGTTCTACGACCTGCACCCGACGGGCCAGGTCGTCTCGCGGGCGACGAACGACCTCTTCCCCATCCGCTACTTCATCGGCTGGGGCGTCGTGCAGGGCTTCCAGAGCGCCATGATGATCACCGGCGGCGTGATCGTGCTGGCGCTCGTGAACCCGCGCCTGACGCTCTACTCGGCCGTCGCGACGCCGCTGATCGGCTTCGTGGCCTGGCGCTTCGCCCATCTCGTCATGCCGATCTCGCGGCGCGTCCAGGCGGCCAAGGGCGACGTGACCGAGGCCGCCGACGAGGCCGTTGTCGGCATCGAGATGGTGCAGGCGTTCGGGCGCGAGGACGACGTGCGCGAGCGCTTCGGCGGCAAGGCGACGAGCGTGCGCAACATCGTCGTCCAGCAGGCCGGCGTCGAGGCCAAGCACCTGCCCGCGCTCTTCTTCCTGCCGACGCTCTCGATCGCCGCGGTCGTCTTCTTCGGCGGCCGCGACGTGATCGCGGGCCGGCTGACGATCGGCCAGTTCGTCCTCTTCAACACCATCCTGCTGCAGCTGACCTGGCCGCTCGAGGCGCTCGGCTGGATCCTCAACCTGGCCCAGCGCGCGATCGCGTCGGCCGGGCGCACGTTCGCCTGGCTCGAGGAGGTGCAGCGCCTGCCCGAGCCCGAGCGCCCGCGCGACCTGCCGGACGGCCCGCTCGGCGTCACCTTCGCCGGCGTGCGCTTCGCCTACCCGGGCGAGGAGGAGGTGCTCGAGGGCATCGACCTGCACCTGGAGCCGGGCGAGATCGTGGCGGTCTGCGGCGGCACCGGCGCCGGCAAGAGCACGCTGCTCAACCTGCTGCCGCGGTTCTACGACCCCACCGAGGGCAGCGTCCGGCTGGGCGGCGTCGACCTGCGCGAGGTGGCGCTCGAGACCGTGCGCGACGCCGTTGCCGTGATCACGCAGCGGCCGATCCTGTTCTCGATCACGCTGCGCGAGAACCTGACCGCCGGCCGGCCCGATGCGCCCTGGGAGGAGGTCGAGGCGATGTGCGTCGCCGCGGGCGTCGCCGACTTCGCGCCCGACCTGCCCGACGGCTACGACACGCTGATCGGCGAGCGGGGAGTGAACCTCTCCGGCGGCCAGCGCCAGCGGGTTGCGCTCGCCCGCGCGCTGGTGGCGGGCGCCCGCGTGATCGTGCTCGACGACCCGCTCTCCGCCGTCGACACGCATACCGAGCACGACCTGGTCATGCGCCTGCGGCCAGCCGTCGAGGGCCGCACCGTGCTCGTCGCCGCCCAGCGGCTGTCGACGCTCGCGCTCGCCGACCGGGCCGTCGTGCTCGAGGACGGCCGGCTGGTGGAGGACGGCCGTCCGGCCGACCTGCTCCTGGGGAAGGCGGCCTTCGCCGGCCTGTTCGGAGACGAGGTCGGTGTCGGGTAG
- a CDS encoding low affinity iron permease family protein encodes MERRKSSRVIDAISDLLGREATFAAVVACDIVALAAVAAVGTHDTPVVSAISLFVSLATLIMVCAVQHTSSRESKALNLKLDELIRVSEARNELIGAEEDSHSQLETRAVKLREHHRRQPDEAR; translated from the coding sequence GTGGAACGCCGGAAGTCGAGCCGCGTCATCGACGCCATCAGCGACCTGCTCGGCCGCGAGGCCACGTTCGCGGCGGTCGTCGCGTGCGACATCGTCGCCCTGGCCGCGGTGGCCGCGGTGGGCACGCACGATACGCCTGTCGTTTCCGCGATCTCGCTCTTCGTCTCGCTCGCGACGCTCATCATGGTGTGCGCCGTCCAGCACACGTCGAGCCGGGAGTCGAAGGCCCTCAACCTCAAGCTGGACGAGCTCATCCGCGTCTCCGAGGCCCGAAACGAGCTGATCGGGGCCGAGGAGGACTCGCACTCGCAGCTCGAGACGCGCGCCGTCAAGCTGCGCGAGCACCATCGCCGGCAGCCGGACGAGGCGCGATGA